One Glycine max cultivar Williams 82 chromosome 8, Glycine_max_v4.0, whole genome shotgun sequence genomic window, AGGAGGATGCCATTGCCAACTACATCTAcacccccaacaacaacaaaggcaaTTACCAAGGTCGTGATAGGGGCCGAGGAAGTCATTGTGGAGGTCGAGGACAACAATCACACGGCGACATGCCAAAAAAAACCAACGTCAAGCCAGATCAAGTGAACACCTCGGTAACTGACGAAGGAGGTAGACGCGAAGTCATCAACACCATTGCATGTGGCTTCACAGGTGAGAGCAACACAAGTCAGCTTGGAAAAGGCACTTGCACGCCATCAAAAGAATAAACTACATTTAAACAGCAAGATCGAGGAGATCACTCCCACCAATAACGTTCACCAACGCTGACTTCACGAGAGTCGATCCTGAGCAGGACAATCCGATGGTGATCATGATTGGATTGCCAATTGGGACATCAGGAAAGTCTTGATAGACGGAGGCAGCTTGACTAACATACTATTTTGGTCCATTTTTCAAGACGTCTCGCATAAACTCATAAAGTCCTCCCTATGGTTCAACACGATCAACCTTTTGGCTTCATCCAACTCGGCTTTCAAGGCAAACTcaaccctttctttcttttgcaaCTGGCTCTCCATTTTGGCAACGGTTTCCTTCATCTGGGCAATCTTGTCCTTGGCCACCCTCAACCCTTCCTCAGCTATCTTTTTCTCTGAGGTTAGGTCCTCTGTCTTCTTGCCTAAGTCTTTTACTTGTTGCTCTAAGTCAGTAACTCAACCACTCAAGGTCTTGTTCTCTTCAGCCTTGCTTCACAAGCAGGCAACTTGCTTATCAAGGTCCTCTTGCAATTTCCTCATAGTTCCCTTACTCTTAGACAATTCTAAACCAAGTTCCTTGGTTTTACTAACCTCGACCTTCATAGCCTTCAACTGTGCAACCATTGCCTTGGTGTTCTCATCAACTTTCAGCATCGTCTCTTTCCAATGACGAACAACCGCAAGGGATCATCCTAAGAAGATTTCAGTCACATCCATGCTTGCCTATGGCCCAACATAATCCATCATCTTGTGGTCAGTTTGGCTCAAAAAAGCAAAAGATTGGACAAATTTGGGACTGCTCAAATTAGCATTCCACAAGGAAACAATGTTGGGGGCCATCGACACATGATCCAAGTGGTGGAGTTTACCCTTATGATGATGAAGAACGACTTTGTTCATCTGAGGTATCCCCGTGCTCATATTGTCCCTGAACCCAATTGAGGTAGATTTCTTAGCAACATCTACcaccttctccttcttggatgCGGCTGACTTCTTGATTGTGCCCACCTTCTTGTCctttttttctccccctttctcctTCTATAACACCTCAGCTGTGTTGCCTTCCTTCAATCCCTTGTTCGCTACCTCGGGGCCATCCTGATAAACAATCTCCACCTCGGCACCACCACCCTCAACATGCTTTTCCACAAGCTTCGCCGGTTTCTTCACAAGGTCGGATTTAGATGAATCCTTgaccttcttccttttctttgtctttccaaCATCCACTCGGTCATCGACCACCAAGCTCTTCAAATATTTGTAGTTGTAGCCCTTCAAAacttatgcaaaaaaaaaaaaaacacatgataAAACCAATCAATACTTCCctaattttaccaaaaaaaagatGGCGGCATAAAAATACTCACTACTTAGAACGCAATCGAGAAAACACAAGTTCAAAATAGCCATAATGAATTTACACGACATCTCTCATGGTCATTCCTTTATAATCTCAATGTCTTTGACTTCTTGGGCCGATAAAAATTGGTGAGAATGAGATttgaattaaaaggaaaatattgcAAATAAAAAGGAAACTTGAGAGTCTTCACATCTTCCTTGAAGAACAAATCTTTCGAGTCTCCACAAGCAGGATTAGGACAAACTCGGAAAAAGCCTGACTTGAACTTTTTCCAAGATTGGGTATACAATTGAAATAGTTTTTCGAATTTAAATGCATTCAAGGAGGCCCAGTCGACCTTAACACCTCATTTTCAACTGATAAAAGTACATGAACTTATTAAAAGTGGactcaattttgaaaatcttacaTAGAATTTGTTAAACACACAAAAAGGCCTAACTGTTGGGATGCAATTGCACAGGGGCAACATTCATCAGACTCAACAACTCACATTCGAAATCCGAAAAaggaaattgaatgttgaactccTTAAAGACATCTTCATACATGTACACAAAGTCGGCCTTGCCCTTTGACACCCCCATGAACACACATTTCTCAGTGCTACAAGGTTCAACGATTAATAACTTGACATTGTCCAGGGTCATCATGTCGACCTTCCTTTTTAACTCCTCTATGGACTTAAGGGTTTGGAATTGAGTAAGGTATGCATTAACTTACGCAAAAACCCACTCGTACCCAAAAAAAGCGATGAGGGAAAACTTTCTCTCCCTACTTTTCTTAGCCTccttacccccccccccccaaaaaaaaaaacatcatcccCCTTCATCTTCGTCATCTGCTTAGACACCCCAACCCCCTTGCTCACCAAGTAATCCTCCGTTCTATCCGAATCAAAGATAGATGAAGGGGGCAAAGCAGAAAAAACCATCCTCACTCCTAGATTCCCATATACCTCTCACTTCCATAGCCATAAGGGACCAACTATGACACCAtctaccccgacatacatataaataagaaaaacatataaaaatgcagaatttaattaaaccaattttattcaaatcacgTAAACAAATTCATGTGGGTAAAAGgatcacattcacttcactattaccaaataaaacttattaaaaacatatccaGCTCAGAACAAGGCCgttcaagtttacaaaagaactcaagttaagcagcgaaataaaataaagtaaaataacatgttcagaacatcatgcaattgaaataaaaactcatgtctcaatgtcacatcctatcagagcattatgTTCCAATGCCTtttagcatgaggttctttaaagccatccacctaaccatctgctcccatgaacacaatgtttgagatcatcacagaatccaaacacaaataacacacagggagtgagttatcacattcctaaataGGTAGAGATTAACGaaagcacacacacacataatataagtataacaaacTCAACTTAGCACAATTCACATCATTTTACCACTCATTGCATAACATTACTTGTcccaaggatttaatcacaaTATTACATTTcacaccttcacattaatcattTGTTCAAAACAACACATCTCAACCACAACACACCATCTCACACTCATACAATTCATTACACACCATCACAtaacaagtcacaatgatcattacatAGGCGTTATGTAAcaaatacactaagactcaatcctatatgcaatgtggtatcatgtcagtgaaaaaccttgtcggacgcctaggagtacatgataaAATAGATCACACAATGGTAAGTCAAGTCATTCTcattaggtaaaatcataggaaaACCAATCATGGTaactctgttttgcgagaatgctccaaccatgtgtgATCGACAcatgcttaaaggagcactcaaatcagGTTTATTTACCTCcgaggcctagactccgaacaGTCCGTCAGGGTCTATCCCTCttaattcaggtccaacccagaaaacattttagcacgcagactctatctatgaactgtacaaaacacacgactccttaGTCGAGTTCCCATAGTGGATCCCATTACAATACTCGTtatccttaaagggtcttacaattgtgtgattacacagttcatagctcacaactcaatacatataatatctcaatatatatgtatctcacaattcatcagatattcaatttatcatttacatacaatttcaaacacaatttcatgatcccaacataacaatttatcaaGCTAATCTAATAAATCTCgtccaaaatacaaacaaattatacaaaaatatttctcaccACATGggaagtaaaacccctcaaacaatgtcacataatcatatcaaaatcaaatgaatcaaaatcataggtaaaaaacaccaagagcactcgATTTTGtcaaccaattcgcatcaggacatcaattggtccattaaacacaataatatcgtaattataatcataaaagaagaattaaaatacaataaacatttcaaaataaaccccaatttgatcttctaaggatccctacatataatttttctaaccccaattgcgataaactcatcccttacctctaagcggactcatgTGTGTAGTCCAGTAGTGATAGTGGCGTCTCTAGTGATTCCCTAAGATTTCTCAAGTTTTTCTTCTGGTTGCTCTGGTAGGGTTTGCGTTAGAGATAAGGAAAAGAGATTGGAGCCTCAATTTCATTATCTCCGTGCGAGGGGAATTTCTCTCTgtatagatattatttcataaatcccAATGGTGAGACTGTATGGAAATGAGTTCCTAAAGTGGTGTctaaatttcacgatgatccaacggttaacaattTCGAAATTGTAGTTTTACTGGGAGAGGTTTGGGTGTGTatgggaaaaagaaaaggttttggaagaggaagaaaagaaaacgaatttaagaagaagaaagagcaTAAAGACGTATCGTAAATGTAAAAATTGACCTAatatatctctatttatagctagggtactctTAACCTATTacttattctatttttctttattttattattttataaaaatgaactttattttactctctattaaatgaataaataaaacacatGTCATCCAACTTTTGAACAATTTTCGTTGTCCGAACATGGACACACACGTGGCGATGGTGCCACTTCATAACAATTCAGGTTTAACTCACGCAACTAATCTGACCTCTTTACGCATCTTGGCCCAGCTACTTGCGCATGCCTGGAGGGCTTATGTACCGTATAATCCATAAACTTGGCACAAGGTCATAAAACACAGGTAGTCGAGGACCACACGAAACTCTATCATTCATCATGAATTTAGAACTTGGGGGCTTATGTACCGTATGACCCATAAACTCGGCATGAGGTTGGCACGTGATGTTTCTTATAACCTAACTAACCATGCAATCCATGAAGTCGGCACGACACATAGAGGGGCGATTGGCCAATGTGACTCCGAGGATGACGCAACCTCCTCAACATTGAAAGTGTATATATAAACCATAGGAGATACCGTCAGGTACGTTTTTCTCATTCCAGTTATAGACATATAAACATCTCAGAGCACCACTGACTTGCTCGACAGAGTTCCTTTTGCAAGTACCTCCCCCCACTTCAACATCGAAGATTCCACTAAGAAAAAGAGAACCAGACAACTCGATCAGACCTCGTCGGAACTCAACAGGAACAAAGAGTATTTTGGATAGAGTCATTGTTGAATCAGATTCCTTGCTTGCAGTGGAGATTATTAATGAAGGGTGCAACTCCAACCATTCCAGCTTTCCGATTGCAATGAATGTTATTGAACTCCTTAAGGAAGGTAGTGTGGTCACTTGTAGCCATATCTTTAGAGAAGTGAATAATGTGTCAAATAGTCTTGCCAGTTGAGGGTGTCATTGTTTTTAAGGATCCTCCCTAGTGGATCTTTACTTCTCttttggaaaatatttatgataGTCCTTTGTTTCGGGGTGTATAATTTGGGCTTCTAGTCCCAtataaataccaaaaaaaattattacgtCTTTAAACCTAGATAGTTAAGTCATGAGTGTACATTGTATGGTTGGAGTACAAAATTTTGAGTTTAATGGTCATGCACTTATAGTGTTAAACACTTTTACATTATCGTCCAATCATAATTTGTCAtcaatatgacttttaaaataattatcatagaagtcaataaacttatcatacatgatGCGTTGTGATGGGATGACaatgtaaaactttttacattatcaatgtataatcttttttctccaaaatatttacttatttttgtttatggttaatttttgtataaaaaaatattattggccaTCTTTAGTAGAGTTTCACTTccgaaatatatattttttccattaaTAAAGTTTGAAACTTAGACATTATTGAAAAATCTAAGTTTAGTTTTACTAAAACCAACTACTCGATCAATTAATGTTTtgagtaaaaatataaatgcaGGTGACATCTAAATTAGATTTTCCAGGTTTACTTAAGATAAGTTCACATCTAATTCTATAATTGTCGAacaattaatgtttaaattaaaatgtagaGATTTATTTTGCTTGAGTAAAGACACTTCAAttatcttttaactttttttagtagttgaAAAACTCATTTGATTGTTCggtaaacaatttatttttgtagTTTCTAACGTTTTTTGACATGTGTTACTTGAAGTAACATTCTTTAAAATGTTAGCTTCTAGCTTTTTATATGTTCTTTCACTCTTATCCtcgatatatttattcatttttcttgtcacttttttaaataagtcatgattttttttgttattttatacttttgagcTACTTTAAGAGTTAGTTTTACTACACATTTCTAATTTGATAAGCTAACTTTTCAGCTTCTAACTACcaacttatttttcaatttccaACTAACTTTTGAGTTTCTAGTTAGTTTTGTGTGTGAAATGAAAAATTTCTTCCTATGaggagtaaaattaaaaatatttatgaagatCAAATTAACACAATTTTAATGTTGGTATAgattaattcataaatattattttctaataaagagaaaagaatgaatttatttatttatttatctataacCATTATAAAGGAAATATCTCCATTTGGTTTGTCTttctttatgatatttttatccttaagtattataaattattacaacattttattttaacttccaACAACAATTATACCTTTCAAAATAAGTTACACATAAAGCTTTCAAGTTCAGACAAACACATAGTGTCTTTTTTgcactaatatatataaaaaaacgaaaaatgctattttgtttttctttatcctATGGACTTCAGCATCGTGGGTGTTTTTGTCCTTGACCGAGACGTGGGCTGGCCCATATTGATGGAGCAATGGCCAAGCCCAATAGTGAGCCTGAGGCGACGGTTCTGGCAGTTGCCCTCGTCTCAGCCTCGCGTATGTTTCCTTGCTCTTTCATCTTTTCCTCTTTCTCTATGCAAATAACCGATTGATCAATCGAATTTTTTTGTGATTCAATTTCGCTCTTTTTTCTCGGCGCGAGAAATCATGGCTTTGGGAACGGTGACTCGACGGTTGGGGAATAAACTCTTGCCGGCGTTATCTCCTTCTCCCAGGCTTCTACATTCTCACGCCACCAGTTTCGGTTCGTTTCCACTCTCCgcattcaaatttcaattcacaattaaaaaataattgacattATGACATAATTTCAGGGTTCAAACAAGTAAACGAAGAAGAAAAGGCTCGCATGGTTGGTGACGTATTCACGAGCGTTGCTTCAAGCTACGATCTCATGAATGACCTAATGAGTGCTGGTTTGCATAGATTGTGGAAGGATAGGTTACAGCATTACATTCTCATTTCTTCAATTGTTTCAATCTTGTTGCTATTGCTGTTGGACTTTGCTTAAATCTGTGATTATTTTCTGCTCAGGTTAGTTTCCAAGCTGAATCCGTTTCCTGGAATGAAGCATCTTGATGTGGCTGGTGGAACAGGTCTGTTTCATTGTCACTATGTTTTATACTGTGTCTTCTGTGTAGTAGATTTTAGAAGATTGCAATGCGAGTTAAATTGATGCAGTCTGGCAAAATATGTTAAGGCCCTGTTTGGATAAGCTTCTTCATGGGCATTTatagaagaaggaaaaatgaaataagcctctcctataagctaattttagcttgtatataagttaaaatcagcttatgcataagttaaaaagttgattttaacttgtgcataagttttttttagtttatggaagaaacttatttcatttttccatcttttttttttttgtaagtggTTATGGAAAAGATTATCTAAACATGGTCTTTGTGCCTTGAAGAAATTATGGAATTGTGGATTTGGTTAGAGGGTGATGTTTTAGTTCAGGAGCTACTTGACGAAACAAATTGTCTGCCCGTTCCAATTTTGCTGATTCATCTAgctatatttttcataaaaacttttaatttggaGCAAATTGTTCTGCTTTTGAAGGCATAATGGTCTGTGTCTAATGTTCTTGTTGTTGCATGTCTGAGTACTAAGAGCACAAGAAGTAGTTGTTTctttaagatttaatttttgggTTATGTTATTGTTGAGCAATTTGTTTCTGGGCTAAAGAAGTCATAAAGCAAATATAGTTTGAACAATATTTAGGCATCATCATGTTCATAGGCTGTAGAAGTCATAACTTGTTCAAAAGTAAGTTGTATGACTTCATATACAATTAACTTAAGGAATATTGTTGTAAGATGTATttgttgtatttatttaatataaagttTGCTTCTCCTCAGTAATGTTCCTGGAATTGAAGTGATGCTGCTGATGCTGCATGGGGTTTAAGGGTTTTTGTATCAAgcttaaagttttttattttacaggGGATGTTGCTTTTAGAATCTTGGAGAACATACACAAAGTTAAGCTGAGAGGACTTCGAGGTGCTTTTCAAGATACTTTAGAGGCAGAAACTCAGATATATGTATGTGACATTAACCCTAAGATGTTAAATGTTGGCAAACAGCGGGCCTCAGAGAAGGGTAAATGAGAATGTCTTAAACTGTCAACAATTTTTCAATCTTTCATAAAGAATTTTGGTTTAATATATCTTCATTTGCAAGGAATGAATATTTTCTGCTTATTATAATAGGTTTTGGAGAAGATGGTTCCCTTGTATGGGTGGAGGGAAATGCTGAAAGCTTGAGTTTCCAAAATGATTCAATGGATGGTTATACTATTGCATTCGGGATTAGAAATGTTACACACATAGAGAAAGTACTCAGTGAAGCTCATAGGTATTTGCACTTTTTCAAGAGATTACTATAAGCTGATGGCAATCAATTAAAATGTGTGATGAATCattgttatatttattagtatttcttattttcttgaaCAGGGTATTGAAACCAGGAGGCAGGTTCCTTTGCCTTGAACTGAGTCATGTTGGTATTCCTATATTTAAAGATTTGTAAGTATCATTTGCTTTATTATGCAAGAATGATGAGTATTGGTGGTTGAGATTTGATAAGGAAGATGGGGAATAATGATATGCATTCTAATCTGTTATCAcatttgagaaagaaaatacaACTAAAATACCCTTTAATTTACATACAACAATGGAATTCTGAGATAGTCATGAATAGATGATAGGATGAAGAGATACCCTTGAAAATACAGGCATTCCTTGCCAACCAAATCTACCCTAACCACAGAAACTGTCAACTGCCATAGAATCATGGCCTCCTTTAAtacttgaattcaactttcagTTTAATGTtactcatcttctcttgcagGTATGACTATTATTCTTTCTCAGTTATTCCATACATGGGTGAGCTGGTTGCTGGTGACCGGCAATCCTATCAGTACTTAGTTGAGAGTATCCGGCGTTTCCCCTCACAGGTTATCACACTTTCCATCTATTGATAGCTGTCCATATTTTTTGCTCAATGAAAAGGGCTGGTAGGGCTTGCATTTGTGAATGGAACTATAGATGCTTCTCAAGATGGTTGTTTACTGCTTATTGTCAACCCCCTCAAGTATGTTAGTGAAAGATTTGAACTAAGTTTTGAGTGAGAAAGATGTGTCCTAGGCTAATCGGTTGATGGTGACCATCTCCTATCTTATTTATGATCCAATTGTAACCCAAGATAGCATGCAATTAGAGAGGCTTTGCTTACTAACGTGTTGTTTATCTCTCTTCAGTCTCCTATATTCAACCTAATGAGGGAGGATATTTGATTTGgtaggagtttttttttttgttttttttattggcaaataTTAATGGttagaatgttagttttgttagccGGAAGGATATTTGGGTGGACATTTGGTAGGAGTAGCTACTATCTTTTCATTTTAAGAAAAGATATATAGTAATTGACTGCAAGTCTACAATATAGCATGAACAGAAAAACACTCGATTTTAGGCCCACGCTTTATCCTGTTAATTATGAGGCCaagtaaaacattaaatataaaaaaatagtaaaaaaattattactaatttaatattttagttttactcaggcaatttcttcttttctctacttttgtgtagtttttatttaatatatttataaatgatgaaaaattTGCTTACATATGTTTCTTTACTT contains:
- the LOC100794692 gene encoding 2-methoxy-6-polyprenyl-1,4-benzoquinol methylase, mitochondrial-like, with amino-acid sequence MALGTVTRRLGNKLLPALSPSPRLLHSHATSFGFKQVNEEEKARMVGDVFTSVASSYDLMNDLMSAGLHRLWKDRLVSKLNPFPGMKHLDVAGGTGDVAFRILENIHKVKLRGLRGAFQDTLEAETQIYVCDINPKMLNVGKQRASEKGFGEDGSLVWVEGNAESLSFQNDSMDGYTIAFGIRNVTHIEKVLSEAHRVLKPGGRFLCLELSHVGIPIFKDLYDYYSFSVIPYMGELVAGDRQSYQYLVESIRRFPSQEKFASMIADAGFQKVEYENLVGGVVAIHSGLKI